The following coding sequences are from one Epinephelus fuscoguttatus linkage group LG7, E.fuscoguttatus.final_Chr_v1 window:
- the LOC125892038 gene encoding piggyBac transposable element-derived protein 4-like isoform X2 — translation MLFEVFILFHLYMQGQRVMQTWVPVDKVEMQAYFGLLLLAGVFKSRGENTLSLWGIDGRDLFPAVMSRKRFILISRMLRFDDRETREARFQQDHDKLGPIREVWDIWVSALQRMWAPRSEVCVDEMLIGFRGRCPFMQYMPSKPDRYGLKVWALCECETSYCWNLQFYLGKPSPTAKREEGLGKRVVMELTEGLTGTVTTRAVKIAQK, via the exons ATGTTGTTTGAAGTTTTCATACTGTTTCATCTCTATATGCAGGGCCAAAGGGTCATGCAAACATGGGTACCAGTCGACAAAGTGGAGATGCAGGCCTATTTCGGTCTTCTCCTGTTGGCTGGTGTTTTCAAATCCCGTGGAGAAAACACCCTGAGCCTCTGGGGAATAGATGGCAGAGACCTCTTCCCGGCAGTAATGTCGAGGAAGAGGTTCATCCTTATATCCAGGATGctcag GTTTGATGACCGTGAAACACGGGAGGCACGGTTTCAGCAGGACCATGATAAGTTGGGACCAATCAGGGAGGTGTGGGACATCTGGGTCTCTGCCTTGCAGAGGATGTGGGCACCTCGCTCAGAGGTCTGCGTGGATGAGATGCTGATTG GATTTCGTGGGAGATGTCCCTTCATGCAATACATGCCTTCGAAGCCAGACag ATATGGATTGAAGGTGTGGGCCCTTTGTGAGTGTGAGACATCATACTGTTGGAACCTGCAGTTTTATCTGGGGAAACCTTCCCCAACAGCAAAACGTGAG GAGGGCCTGGGGAAGCGTGTGGTGATGGAGTTGACGGAGGGCCTCACAGGAACTGTGaccactagggctgtcaaaattgctcaaaaatga
- the LOC125892038 gene encoding piggyBac transposable element-derived protein 4-like isoform X3 produces MLFEVFILFHLYMQGQRVMQTWVPVDKVEMQAYFGLLLLAGVFKSRGENTLSLWGIDGRDLFPAVMSRKRFILISRMLRFDDRETREARFQQDHDKLGPIREVWDIWVSALQRMWAPRSEVCVDEMLIGFRGRCPFMQYMPSKPDRYGLKVWALCECETSYCWNLQFYLGKPSPTAKREEGLGKRVVMELTEGLTGTVTTDNFFYLT; encoded by the exons ATGTTGTTTGAAGTTTTCATACTGTTTCATCTCTATATGCAGGGCCAAAGGGTCATGCAAACATGGGTACCAGTCGACAAAGTGGAGATGCAGGCCTATTTCGGTCTTCTCCTGTTGGCTGGTGTTTTCAAATCCCGTGGAGAAAACACCCTGAGCCTCTGGGGAATAGATGGCAGAGACCTCTTCCCGGCAGTAATGTCGAGGAAGAGGTTCATCCTTATATCCAGGATGctcag GTTTGATGACCGTGAAACACGGGAGGCACGGTTTCAGCAGGACCATGATAAGTTGGGACCAATCAGGGAGGTGTGGGACATCTGGGTCTCTGCCTTGCAGAGGATGTGGGCACCTCGCTCAGAGGTCTGCGTGGATGAGATGCTGATTG GATTTCGTGGGAGATGTCCCTTCATGCAATACATGCCTTCGAAGCCAGACag ATATGGATTGAAGGTGTGGGCCCTTTGTGAGTGTGAGACATCATACTGTTGGAACCTGCAGTTTTATCTGGGGAAACCTTCCCCAACAGCAAAACGTGAG GAGGGCCTGGGGAAGCGTGTGGTGATGGAGTTGACGGAGGGCCTCACAGGAACT GTGACCACCGACAATTTTTTTTACCTCACATGA
- the LOC125892038 gene encoding uncharacterized protein LOC125892038 isoform X1 yields MALVGTLKKRRQELPAQLLDMRARQVLSTTFAFTKDTMICSYVPKERKMVVLLSTKHRQPVVSEAAHQKPQVILDYNRCKGAVDNLDKVIGTYTCRRQTRRWPVTVFSRILDISTWNGFLVWTALNPGWEKKKKYRRRLFIVTLGKELIYPHMARRTRLPQADMARKRVMEAKAWAEQQPPAPQPTPAPQPPAVGLQPPIRQTRAAAKHAHAAAAAAAAAVVQTRGLCRTCPTAKRAKPGTSCTRCKRFVCKRCIQAIYCSECTI; encoded by the exons ATGGCTCTTGTCGGCACTCTCAAAAAGAGAAGGCAGGAGCTCCCAGCACAACTCCTGGACATGAGGGCAAGGCAGGTGCTGTCTACCACCTTTGCTTTCACAAAAGACACAATGATTTGCTCCTACGTTCCAAAGGAGCGAAAGATGGTGGTTCTCCTCAGCACCAAGCACCGGCAGCCAGTGGTGAGTGAGGCAGCACACCAAAAGCCACAGGTAATCCTGGACTATAACCGTTGCAAGGGAGCGGTGGATAACTTGGACAAG GTTATCGGCACCTATACATGCCGAAGACAGACGAGGAGGTGGCCTGTGACAGTGTTTTCCAGGATCCTGGACATCTCCACCTGGAACGGTTTCCTTGTGTGGACGGCCTTGAACCCaggctgggaaaaaaaaaaaaaatatcgcaGGCGGCTCTTCATTGTCACACTGGGAAAAGAGCTCATCTATCCTCATATGGCAAGGAGAACCCGGTTACCCCAGGCTGACATGGCACGCAAGCGGGTGATGGAGGCAAAGGCCTGGGCCGAGCAGCAACCACCAGCTCCACAACCAACTCCAGCTCCACAACCACCAGCTGTTGGCCTACAGCCACCCATCCGGCAGACACGAGCTGCCGCCAAACATGCACATgccgctgccgctgctgctgctgctgctgtggtacAGACCAGGGGCCTCTGCAGGACCTGCCCCACAGCAAAGAGGGCAAAACCAGGGACCTCTTGCACTAGATGCAAGAGGTTTGTATGTAAGAGATGCATTCAGGCAATATACTGTTCAGAATGCACCATTTGA